From Oryza sativa Japonica Group chromosome 4, ASM3414082v1, one genomic window encodes:
- the LOC4337427 gene encoding uncharacterized protein: MFSGEWTPPCGSCCTKKYASLVQIPWRVFCKKGCDADGDTWDECISKCTEICYKDPVLEDHQWSAYIDRSPGQDSYSLECFNACVSGCGYRFDIPAEKVEQIKPNRPSKPPPPPPPAVERATNSEPAVKGEDVPCTSA, translated from the exons ATGTTCTCCGGCGAGTGGACGCCGCCGTGCGGCAGCTGCTGCACCAAGAAGTACGCCAGCCTCGTCCAAATCCCAT GGAGGGTCTTCTGCAAGAAGGGGTGCGACGCGGACGGCGACACCTGGGACGAGT GCATAAGTAAATGTACGGAAATATGCTACAAAGATCCTGTTTTGGAAGATCACCAGTGGAGTGCATATATCGATCGGTCTCCAGGACAGGATAGCTACTCCTTG GAGTGCTTCAATGCTTGTGTTTCTGGATGTGGATATAGG TTTGACATACCAGCGGAGAAAGTGGAGCAAATCAAACCAAACAGGCCATccaagccaccaccaccaccacctcctgcaGTAGAGCGGGCCACGAATTCAGAACCTGCTGTGAAGGGTGAAGACGTGCCTTGCACATCAGCATAA
- the LOC4337428 gene encoding probable allantoinase, producing the protein MAMAAAKGRVLPLLAVAAALAAALLYRAPFSKSLGGEGCSLLPHDHFWIASERVVTLGRVGPAAVEVKGGLINAIAVGDYRSFLLRRPVVDYGDAVIMPGLIDVHAHLDEPGRAEWEGFSTGTRAAAAGGITTLVDMPLNSYPSTVSEETLKLKLDAAKDKLHVDVGFWGGLVPENALNPSALESLLNAGVLGLKSFMCPSGINDFPMTNSTHIEEGLVTLAKYKRPLLIHAERIPDVQNEDGIDGELDPKAYTTYLKSRPPAWEEAAIKDLQRAMKDTEIGGRSEGAHIHIVHLSDAKTSLGLLKDAKQNGARVSVETCPHYLAFSAEEVPDGDTRFKCAPPIRDSTNRDNLWEALLDGHIDMLSSDHSPSAPDLKLMEEGNFLRAWGGISSLQFVLPVTWSHGKKYGISLNQLASWWSERPAMLAGLKKKGAVLPGYRADIVVWKPEAQFHLDDSHPVYHKHRNISAYLGKQLSGKILSTFVGGNLVFAEDKHAKAACGAPILAK; encoded by the exons atggcgatggcggcggcgaagggcagGGTCCTGCCGctgctggcggtggcggcggcgctcgcggcggcgctcctcTACCGCGCGCCCTTTTCCAAG AGCCTGGGCGGTGAGGGGTGCAGCCTTCTCCCCCACGACCACTTCTGGATCGCCAGCGAGCGCGTCGTCACGCTCGGACGGGTCGGCCCCGCCGCAG tGGAGGTGAAGGGAGGGCTGATCAACGCGATCGCCGTCGGGGATTACCGGAGCTTCCTGCTCCGGCGACCGGTGGTGGACTACGGTGACGCGGTTATCATGCCCGGACTGATCGATGT GCACGCGCATCTTGATGAGCCAGGACGTGCTGAGTGGGAGGGGTTCTCCACTGGTACAAGAGCAGCAGCTGCAG GTGGCATTACAACATTAGTGGACATGCCTCTTAATAGCTACCCGTCAACTGTTTCTGAAGAAACTCTCAAGCTGAAG TTGGATGCAGCTAAGGATAAACTACATGTTGATGTAG GGTTCTGGGGAGGCCTCGTTCCAGAGAATGCCCTCAATCCAAGTGCACTAGAGAGCCTATTAAATGCAGGCGTCTTAGGGCTCAAG tCATTTATGTGCCCCTCAGGTATAAATGACTTCCCCATGACAAATTCAACTCATATTGAG GAGGGCCTGGTTACATTGGCAAAGTACAAAAGGCCGTTACTTATCCATGCAGAACGCATACCCGATGTTCAGAATGAAGATGGGATCGATGGTGAACTAGATCCTAAAGCCTATACGACATATCTTAAATCTAGACCACCAGCATG GGAGGAAGCAGCGATCAAAGATCTGCAACGTGCGATGAAAGACACGGAGATAGGGGGTCGGTCAGAAGGAGCTCATATTCACATAGTTCATCTCTCAGATGCAAAAACTTCTCTTGGGCTTCTTAAG GATGCAAAACAAAATGGTGCAAGGGTTAGTGTAGAAACCTGTCCTCATTACCTGGCGTTTTCagctgaagaagttcctgatgGAGATACTCGCTTTAAATGTGCTCCTCCTATACGCGATTCAACCAACAGAGATAATCTCTGGGAAGCTCTGCTT GATGGACACATAGACATGTTGAGCTCAGACCATTCACCATCAGCTCCTGATCTCAAACTCATGGAGGAAGGTAACTTCTTAAGGGCATGGGGAGGCATATCATCTTTGCAG TTTGTTCTCCCTGTAACATGGTCGCATGGGAAAAAATACGGTATCAGTTTGAATCAACTggcatcatggtggagcgaaaGGCCTGCTATGCTTGCAGGGTTAAAGAAAAAG GGTGCTGTTCTGCCGGGATACCGTGCTGATATTGTGGTATGGAAACCTGAGGCTCAATTCCATCTTGATGACAGCCATCCTGTCTACCATAAGCATCGG AATATTTCGGCATATTTGGGAAAGCAGCTTTCAGGGAAGATACTGTCCACCTTTGTGGGTGGGAATCTTGTGTTCGCTGAAGACAAACATGCAAAGGCTGCATGTGGTGCTCCAATCCTCGCCAAATAA
- the LOC107276265 gene encoding tyrosine--tRNA ligase 1, cytoplasmic, translating to MEMGFDEKFALLRSIAEECICEDELRVLLKKKPNPICCVWFEPTSMMGIEQGIMKTIYVNKMAIIRYNIMMWKAVGMHLDKVEIIWFSDELNHHAVDYWPFAMDVSRKYTMKRMASYCKYVEPYGPGILPAAQIIYPCMLVSAVLCHKLQADIWLFSMDLRDIVMLTRDYCEDTNRGNIPTIFLHSVLPNLLENPEFQNRRNPGRTIFMLDDEDDIEEKISCAFCPSRVVACNPCLEYIKSVVLPWFGKFEVVQKEGNGSNKTYSSMKELIADYESGDLDSFDVKLALGKAINDILELVSEFFRSNEEAQAQIVPHRLQDEIGADIQKIQLQNEEMSGH from the exons ATGGAGATGGGATTTGATGAGAAATTTGCACTTCTGAGGAGCATTGCGGAGGAGTGCATATGCGAGGATGAGCTACGCGTATTACTGAAGAAGAAGCCTAATCCCATCTGCTGTGTTTGGTTTGAGCCAACCTCCATGATGGGCATAGAGCAG GGTATTATGAAGACAATCTATGTCAACAAAATG GCTATTATCCGCTACAATATCATGATGTGGAAGGCAGTTGGCATGCACCTTGACAAAGTAGAGATCATATGGTTTTCTGATGAATTGAATCATCACGCTGTCGACTACTGGCCATTTGCTATGGATGTTTCCAGAAAATACACCATGAAAAGAATGGCAAG TTATTGTAAGTATGTGGAACCATATGGGCCAGGAATACTTCCTGCTGCCCAGATAATTTACCCTTGCATGCTGGTTTCTGCTGTATTATGCCACAAG TTGCAGGCAGACATATGGCTATTCAGCATGGATCTGCGAGACATTGTCATGCTAACTAGAGATTATTGTGAAGATACAAATAGGGGAAACATACCAACTATTTTCCTGCACT CTGTGCTACCTAATTTACTAGAAAACCCCGAATTCCAGAATAGAAGAAATCCTGGACGGACTATCTTCATGCTAGATGATGAG GATGatatagaagaaaaaataagttGTGCTTTCTGCCCTTCGAGAGTAGTAGCATGCAACCCATGTTTGGAGTATATAAAATCTGTTGTCCTTCCTTGGTTTGGGAAGTTTGAGGTCGTTCAGAAGGAAGGGAATGGTAGCAACAA GACATATTCAAGCATGAAGGAACTTATTGCTGATTATGAAAGTGGCGATCTTGACTCTTTTGATGTCAAGTTGGCACTGGGAAAAGCAATAAATGACATATTAGAG CTTGTCAGCGAGTTTTTCCGTAGCAACGAGGAAGCTCAAGCTCAAATTGTTCCCCACAGG TTACAGGATGAAATTGGGGCAGATATCCAGAAGATCCAATTGCAGAACGAGGAGATGTCTGGTCAT TGA
- the LOC4337429 gene encoding uncharacterized protein, translated as MAAAAAAAAAKPNLLLPVSVAIPSSRVSLPTGLVCSARSPPPRLRAAAAAAAASQALTSPVAAETPEAKQMRVETEAALEWGGVCARLAGFASTAAGRAACGEGRVPVGRSREESERLLEQTAAAALLPAPLDFGGVEDVSAAIAAAAGARLLAVREICGVGRSIRAARRVFDQLKTLSEETPDGRSYTPLLDIMQDCDFLTELVQRIEFCLDYTLSVVLDRASDKLATIRKERRKNIDMLESLLRDTSTKIFQGGGIDSPVVTKRRSRMCVGVKASHKHLVPGGIVLSSSGSGATYFMEPRDAIRLNNMEVKLSGDERAEELAILGLLTSSIADSEMKIRHLMGKILELDLACARGSYALWINAVRPAFTDRDSDTQLNPNSECSVFIEGIQHPLLLEQSLSMVKESTRVGKGQLSDEHLVSPMPIPLDMQVRNDTRIIVISGPNTGGKTATMKTLGLASLMSKAGMFFPAKGTPRLPWFDQVLADIGDHQSLEHSLSTFSGHISRLRKIVQVVSKDSLVLIDEIGSGTDPSDGVALSTSILKYLASRLNLAIVTTHYADLSRLKAVDDRFENAAMEFCLETLQPTYQILWGSTGNSNALSIAKSIGFDQKVLARAQEWVEKLLPDKQKERQGLLYGSLLDERKLLESQANEAASVLSDVERLYNEIRSEADDLDSRVAALRATESEKVQQELKFVKSQMDQIIKNFESQLKNSELEQYNSLMRKAEAATASLAATHQPTDFTFGDEENESSYVPEIGDKVYVEGLGGGSMASVVETLGEDGSCMVQYGKIKVRVKGNKIKLVQRGTKDTSASSPVKGKGRTPKRSAAEANQDGNVSFGPVVQTSKNTVDLRGMRVAEASHELQMAIDGCRSYQVLFVVHGMGTGAVKECALGILRNHPRVAKFEDESPLNYGCTVAYIE; from the exons atggcggccgccgccgccgccgccgccgcgaaacCCAACCTTCTTCTTCCAGTCTCCGTGGCTATCCCCTCTTCTAGGGTTTCTCTTCCCACCGGCCTCGTATGCAGCGCACGGTCCCCGCCGCCACGCctcagggccgccgccgccgccgccgccgcctcccaggCCCTAACGTCGCCTGTCGCGGCGGAGACTCCGGAGGCGAAGCAGATGCGGGTAGAGACGGAGGCCGCCCTGGAATGGGGCGGCGTGTGCGCGCGGCTGGCCGGgttcgcctccaccgccgcggggcgcgccgcCTGCGGAGAGGGGCGGGTGCCCGTCGGGCGGAGCCGGGAGGAGAGCGAGCGGCTGCTCGaacagacggcggcggccgcgctgcTGCCTGCTCCGCTGGATTTCGGCGGCGTGGAGGACGtgtccgccgccatcgccgcggcgGCTGGGGCCCGGCTGCTTGCGGTGAGGGAGATATGTGGAGTCGGGCGCAGCATCCGTGCCGCACGCAGGGTGTTCGACCAATTGAAGACGCTCTCAGAGGAGACACCAGATGGAAGGAG CTACACTCCTCTTCTGGATATAATGCAAGACTGTGACTTCTTGACAGAACTTGTGCAACGGATAGAGTTTTGCCTTGATTATACTCTTTCTGTGGTCCTTGATCGGGCCAGCGATAAACTAGCAACAATCcgcaaggagaggaggaagaacattGATATGTTAGAATCTCTGTTGAGAGATACATCCACAAAGATCTTCCAGGGTGGTGGGATTGATAGCCCTGTTGTCACTAAGCGCCGTTCTAGGATGTGTGTCGGTGTTAAAGCTTCACACAAGCATCTGGTTCCTGGTGGAATTGTTTTGAGTTCCAGTGGCTCTGGCGCAACATATTTTATGGAGCCAAGGGACGCCATCAGGCTGAACAACATGGAAGTAAAGCTCTCAGGTGATGAAAGAGCTGAAGAATTAGCAATATTGGGTCTACTTACTTCAAGCATAGCTGACTCCGAAATGAAGATCAGGCATTTGATGGGGAAAATATTGGAACTTGACCTGGCTTGTGCCAGAGGTTCATACGCTTTATGGATAAATGCTGTGAGGCCAGCCTTTACTGACAGGGATAGTGATACTCAACTGAATCCAAATAGTGAATGCTCAGTTTTTATCGAGGGCATTCAGCATCCTTTACTTCTTGAACAGTCTCTTAGTATGGTAAAAGAATCAACCAGAGTAGGGAAAGGACAGCTTTCTGATGAACATCTTGTCTCTCCAATGCCTATTCCTCTGGACATGCAGGTGAGAAACGATACTAGGATAATTGTGATCTCTGGACCCAACACTGGAGGCAAAACTGCCACCATGAAGACGTTGGGGTTGGCCTCTCTGATGTCAAAGGCTGGAATGTTCTTCCCAGCCAAAGGAACCCCTAGGCTTCCATGGTTCGATCAAGTTCTTGCAGATATCGGAGATCACCAG TCGCTGGAGCATAGCCTCTCTACCTTCAGTGGGCACATATCACGTCTTCGCAAGATTGTACAAGTTGTGTCAAAAGATTCTCTGGTTCTTATTGATGAGATCGGCAGTGGTACGGATCCGTCAGACGGTGTAGCCCTTTCAACAAGCATCTTGAAGTATCTTGCTAGTAGGCTTAATCTGGCCATTGTGACAACTCATTATGCTGATCTAAGTCGTCTGAAAGCTGTTGACGATCGATTTGAGAATGCTGCAATGGAATTTTGTTTGGAAACTCTGCAACCAACATATCAGATCTTATGGGGCAGTACTGGTAATTCAAATGCATTGAGTATTGCCAAGTCCATTGGTTTTGATCAGAAAGTGCTTGCTCGTGCACAAGAATGGGTTGAGAAACTTTTGCCTGACAAACAGAAGGAACGCCAAGGTTTACTCTATGGTTCTTTGCTAGATGAAAGAAAACTACTGGAGTCTCAGGCAAATGAAGCAGCATCTGTTCTTTCAGACGTTGAGAGACTGTACAATGAG ATTCGCTCTGAAGCTGATGACCTGGATAGTCGAGTAGCAGCTTTAAGGGCAACAGAGTCTGAAAAGGTGCAACAAGAGTTAAAGTTTGTGAAGTCTCAGATGGACCAAATAATCAAGAACTTTGAATCTCAACTCAAGAATTCAGAACTTGAACAGTACAATTCACTAATGAGAAAAGCAGAAGCTGCCACTGCTTCATTGGCTGCTACTCACCAGCCAACTGATTTTACCTTCGGTGATGAAGAAAATGAGAGCTCATATGTTCCTGAAATCGGAGATAAAGTGTACGTTGAGGGGCTGGGAGGAGGAAGTATGGCTAGTGTTGTCGAGACACTTGGGGAGGATGGTAGCTGTATGGTTCAGTATGGAAAAATAAAGGTCCGTGTCAAAGGAAACAAGATAAAGCTGGTCCAAAGAGGCACGAAGGACACGTCAGCCTCCTCTCCTGTAAAAGGAAAG GGACGAACACCGAAGAGATCAGCAGCAGAAGCCAACCAAGATGGCAATGTCTCCTTTGGCCCGGTTGTGCAAACATCCAAGAACACAGTGGATCTTCGGGGAATGAGAGTCGCTGAGGCATCTCATGAGCTTCAGATGGCAATTGACGGGTGCAGAAGTTACCAGGTCCTGTTTGTTGTCCATGGCATGGGCACTGGAGCTGTCAAGGAGTGTGCCCTTGGTATACTCCGAAACCATCCTCGAGTAGCCAAGTTCGAAGACGAGAGCCCTCTCAACTACGGCTGCACCGTCGCCTACATCGAATAA
- the LOC4337430 gene encoding MLO-like protein 14 isoform X1, protein MAGGEGGGAAAVPEEGRSLALTPTWSVAIVLTLLVAGSLLIERSIHRLSYWLKKTHRNPLHKAMEKMKEEMMLLGFISLLLAATSRIISGICIDSKYYNSNFSPCTREEVEESIKIKHAVSSARKHLIEVILHHAARRNLKARYHHNQSCAEGYESFVSHEGLEQLHRFIFVMAVTHVTYSCLTMLLAILKIHSWRKWEDEAFRDNHESFSQIAYISATRRQPALGRSYSFRSWSENNAIKCVFCFLAQFGQSVVRADYLILRKGFIMTHNLAPTYDFHDYMVRSMEEEFEKIVGVSGLLWGFVVAFMLFNINGSNLYFWIAILPVTLVLLVGAKLQYVIATLTAEGAKMNAYGPRIKPRDDLFWFKKPEFLLWLIHFILFQNSFELASFFWFWWQFGYDSCFIKNHLIVYCRLILGFAGQFLCSYSTLPVYALVTQMGSKYKAALIPRRIRETMHGWGKDARRRRKKHRGGDDSTIRTETSTVCSLDDDDGDDEHGQFVETTPSRPYLKIQLQPLRSGGGSARPGTPCHPGVVGLPPLHSVSTQGSSHPMLQRQASSLSAPSSPSPRGGGMTRSMSMPGFASLTRTPGGSCPGTGAGTPTRLSDARN, encoded by the exons atggccggaggcgagggcggcggggctgCCGCCGTCCCTGAGGAGGGGCGGTCATTGGCGCTGACGCCGACGTGGTCGGTGGCCATCGTGCTCactctcctcgtcgccggctcgCTGCTCATCGAGCGCTCCATTCATCGCCTCAGCTAT TGGTTGAAGAAAACCCACCGAAATCCACTCCACAAAGCAATGGAGAAGATGAAAGAAG AAATGATGTTGCTTGGTTTCATATCTCTGCTTCTGGCAGCTACATCAAGAATCATCTCAGGTATATGCATTGATTCAAAGTACTACAACAGCAATTTCTCCCCATGCACCAGAGAAGAGGTTGAAGAATCTATAAAGATTAAGCATGCCGTATCTAGTGCACGCAAGCACCTAATTGAAGTCATTCTGCACCATGCGGCCAGGAGGAACCTTAAAGCTCGTTACCATCATAATCAAAGTTGCGCTGAG GGATATGAGTCATTTGTTTCACATGAAGGTCTGGAGCAGCTGCACCGCTTTATATTTGTCATGGCAGTAACCCATGTGACATACAGTTGCTTGACGATGCTGCTTGCTATACTCAAG ATCCATTCTTGGAGAAAATGGGAAGATGAAGCATTTAGGGATAACCATGAATCATTTTCTC AGATTGCCTATATATCAGCTACTAGAAGGCAACCAGCACTTGGCAGATCTTATTCATTCCGCTCTTGGAGTGAAAATAATGCGATCAAGTGTGTG TTTTGCTTTCTCGCACAATTTGGTCAATCTGTTGTTCGAGCAGATTACCTTATCCTCCGCAAGGGTTTCATAATG ACCCACAATCTTGCACCAACATATGATTTCCATGATTACATGGTACGCTCAATGGAAGAGGAGTTTGAGAAGATTGTTGGAGTGAG TGGGCTGCTGTGGGGTTTTGTTGTTGCTTTCATGTTATTCAATATCAACG GATCGAACTTGTACTTTTGGATAGCCATTCTTCCTGTTACT CTTGTTCTTCTAGTTGGCGCAAAGCTGCAATACGTCATAGCAACTTTAACAGCAGAGGGTGCAAAGATGAATGCATACGGACCAAGGATAAAGCCACGGGATGATCTCTTTTGGTTCAAGAAACCAGAATTTCTCCTGTGGCTGATCCATTTCATTCTCTTTCAG AACTCATTTGAATTGGCTTCTTTCTTCTGGTTCTGG TGGCAATTTGGTTATGATTCATGCTTCATCAAGAACCACCTGATAGTATATTGCCGCCTCATATTGGG GTTTGCCGGGCAGTTCCTGTGTAGTTACAGCACATTGCCTGTTTATGCCCTTGTCACTCAG ATGGGGTCAAAGTACAAGGCTGCCCTGATCCCGCGAAGGATCAGAGAGACGATGCATGGGTGGGGGAAagacgcgaggaggaggaggaagaagcaccgcggcggcgacgactccaCCATCCGCACGGAGACCAGCACCGTCTGctccctcgacgacgacgacggcgacgacgagcacgGCCAGTTCGTCGAGACCACGCCGTCGCGGCCGTACCTGAAGATCCAGCTGCAGCCGCTccgcagcggcggtggcagcgctaGGCCCGGCACGCCGTGCCACCCCGGCGTCGTCGGGCTCCCGCCGTTGCACAGCGTGTCGACGCAGGGCAGCTCGCACCCGATGCTGCAGCGGCAGGCCTCGTCGctgtcggcgccgtcgtcgccgtcgccccgcggcggcggcatgacGAGGTCGATGTCGATGCCCGGGTTCGCCTCGCTGACGCGGACGCCCGGAGGCTCCTGccccggcaccggcgccggcacGCCGACACGCCTGAGCGACGCGCGTAACTGA
- the LOC4337430 gene encoding MLO-like protein 14 isoform X2 gives MAVTHVTYSCLTMLLAILKIHSWRKWEDEAFRDNHESFSQIAYISATRRQPALGRSYSFRSWSENNAIKCVFCFLAQFGQSVVRADYLILRKGFIMTHNLAPTYDFHDYMVRSMEEEFEKIVGVSGLLWGFVVAFMLFNINGSNLYFWIAILPVTLVLLVGAKLQYVIATLTAEGAKMNAYGPRIKPRDDLFWFKKPEFLLWLIHFILFQNSFELASFFWFWWQFGYDSCFIKNHLIVYCRLILGFAGQFLCSYSTLPVYALVTQMGSKYKAALIPRRIRETMHGWGKDARRRRKKHRGGDDSTIRTETSTVCSLDDDDGDDEHGQFVETTPSRPYLKIQLQPLRSGGGSARPGTPCHPGVVGLPPLHSVSTQGSSHPMLQRQASSLSAPSSPSPRGGGMTRSMSMPGFASLTRTPGGSCPGTGAGTPTRLSDARN, from the exons ATGGCAGTAACCCATGTGACATACAGTTGCTTGACGATGCTGCTTGCTATACTCAAG ATCCATTCTTGGAGAAAATGGGAAGATGAAGCATTTAGGGATAACCATGAATCATTTTCTC AGATTGCCTATATATCAGCTACTAGAAGGCAACCAGCACTTGGCAGATCTTATTCATTCCGCTCTTGGAGTGAAAATAATGCGATCAAGTGTGTG TTTTGCTTTCTCGCACAATTTGGTCAATCTGTTGTTCGAGCAGATTACCTTATCCTCCGCAAGGGTTTCATAATG ACCCACAATCTTGCACCAACATATGATTTCCATGATTACATGGTACGCTCAATGGAAGAGGAGTTTGAGAAGATTGTTGGAGTGAG TGGGCTGCTGTGGGGTTTTGTTGTTGCTTTCATGTTATTCAATATCAACG GATCGAACTTGTACTTTTGGATAGCCATTCTTCCTGTTACT CTTGTTCTTCTAGTTGGCGCAAAGCTGCAATACGTCATAGCAACTTTAACAGCAGAGGGTGCAAAGATGAATGCATACGGACCAAGGATAAAGCCACGGGATGATCTCTTTTGGTTCAAGAAACCAGAATTTCTCCTGTGGCTGATCCATTTCATTCTCTTTCAG AACTCATTTGAATTGGCTTCTTTCTTCTGGTTCTGG TGGCAATTTGGTTATGATTCATGCTTCATCAAGAACCACCTGATAGTATATTGCCGCCTCATATTGGG GTTTGCCGGGCAGTTCCTGTGTAGTTACAGCACATTGCCTGTTTATGCCCTTGTCACTCAG ATGGGGTCAAAGTACAAGGCTGCCCTGATCCCGCGAAGGATCAGAGAGACGATGCATGGGTGGGGGAAagacgcgaggaggaggaggaagaagcaccgcggcggcgacgactccaCCATCCGCACGGAGACCAGCACCGTCTGctccctcgacgacgacgacggcgacgacgagcacgGCCAGTTCGTCGAGACCACGCCGTCGCGGCCGTACCTGAAGATCCAGCTGCAGCCGCTccgcagcggcggtggcagcgctaGGCCCGGCACGCCGTGCCACCCCGGCGTCGTCGGGCTCCCGCCGTTGCACAGCGTGTCGACGCAGGGCAGCTCGCACCCGATGCTGCAGCGGCAGGCCTCGTCGctgtcggcgccgtcgtcgccgtcgccccgcggcggcggcatgacGAGGTCGATGTCGATGCCCGGGTTCGCCTCGCTGACGCGGACGCCCGGAGGCTCCTGccccggcaccggcgccggcacGCCGACACGCCTGAGCGACGCGCGTAACTGA